The following coding sequences are from one Microtus pennsylvanicus isolate mMicPen1 chromosome 1, mMicPen1.hap1, whole genome shotgun sequence window:
- the LOC142860707 gene encoding vomeronasal type-1 receptor 2-like — translation MWLNLFLSGEKNMAPENLSMGILFFFQTAVGIFGNWSILLPFVASVFTGKSLMPKDQILRHLTLANSLVIISRVIPQIMAQLGLQFLLDDLLCKLTLYSNRVSRGISLHCTCLLSCFQAITISPSNSRWMKLKHSVSKYMVQSCSLSWLVHLLLNSKTAVDVIGSGTNKNFTKKIKLGYCSAFVFRNSVPGLHLSLLCFTDGLCLGLMVWASVFMVSTLYRHKSQLQHIHSAQYSLRVSPEDRATKTILILVCTFVLSYSMSFILVIYTVVFDNPRLWIVSIFTLLDTCFPTFCPFILIHNNKSALKNHFPCCRRR, via the coding sequence ATGTGGTTAAATTTGTTTCTCTCAGGTGAAAAGAATATGGCTCCTGAGAATCTGTCAATgggaattttgttcttttttcagaCAGCTGTGGGGATCTTTGGCAATTGGTcgattcttcttccttttgttgcATCTGTATTCACTGGAAAAAGTCTGATGCCCAAAGACCAGATTTTGAGGCACCTGACTTTAGCCAATTCCTTGGTTATCATCTCAAGAGTAATTCCTCAAATAATGGCACAGTTGGGCTTGCAATTTCTCCTGGATGACCTGTTATGTAAACTTACTCTCTACAGTAACCGGGTGTCCCGGGGCATTTCCCTGCACTGCACCTGCCTCTTGAGCTGTTTCCAAGCAATCACAATCAGCCCCAGCAACTCCAGGTGGATGAAGCTGAAACACTCAGTCTCCAAGTACATGGTTCAGTCCTGCTCACTCAGCTGGCTTGTTCATCTGCTTCTAAACAGCAAAACAGCTGTAGATGTGATTGGATCTGGTACTAACAAAAACTTCACCAAGAAAATCAAGTTGGGGTACTGCTCAGCATTTGTTTTTCGCAATTCTGTACCTGGGCTACATCTGTCCTTGCTGTGTTTCACTGATGGTCTATGTTTGGGTCTCATGGTCTGGGCCAGTGTCTTCATGGTGAGTACCCTCTATAGGCACAAGAGTCAGCtacagcacatccacagtgccCAGTATTCCCTCAGAGTCTCCCCTGAAGACAGAGCCACAAAAACCATCTTGATCCTTGTGTGCACCTTTGTCCTCTCCTACTCAATGTCCTTCATATTAGTTATCTATACTGTCGTATTTGACAATCCAAGGCTGTGGATAGTCAGCATATTTACATTACTAGACACGTGCTTCCCCACATTTTGCCCCTTCATCCTCATCCATAATAACAAATCTGCCCTCAAGAATCATTTTCCCTGCTGTAGGAGAAGGTAA